The genomic interval GCAGGTGTTGAGCTACTTAGGTGTGGGATCTCAGGAACCTGTTACGCTGGCAATGGCACTGTAGTAATCCTGATTATACTAGGAAACGTCGATGACCTTTGTCACCATGCTTCAGGCACTTGAGGGGCGTGTGCCAATTCTTGAGCGTCGTGGTGATCTTAATGTTGCTGTGAAGGGAATCACTGACGACTCCCGTGCGGTATCAGCCGGGAGCCTCTTTGTGGCGGTGAAAGGTGAGCGGGTGGATGGGCATCAATTTATCTCAACGGCGGTGAGCGGGGGCGCCGGGGGCGTGGTTGGGCAACAACCAATGAAGACAGGAACGGTTCCCTTTGTCTGTGTTGAGGACTCCCGAAAAGCGCTGGGTCTTCTGGGGAGCCATTTCTACGGAAATCCATCATCACGGTTGCGGATGGTTGGTGTGACCGGAACGAACGGGAAGACCACGACGACGTACGTGTGTAAAGCGTTCCTAGAAGCTGTGGGTGCGCGAGTGGGGGTGATCGGTACGGTTGCCTATCAAGTTGGGGATACCATGCTTCCTGCGGCTCATACCACTCCTGGAGCGCTTGCACTCCAGCAGTTGCTTACCACGATGGTGAGCCACGGGTGCACAACGGCGGTTATGGAAGTTTCCTCACATGCCCTGAGCCAGGATCGTACCAGTGGGTGTGAATATGATGTGGCGGTTTTTTCGAATCTGACACAGGATCATCTCGATTTTCACGGGACGATGGAGGCCTACTTTCAGGCAAAGTTACGGCTCTTTACCGGCTTAGCTGGAGGAGCTAAGCCGAATAAACGGGCGATCGTCAACGTTGATGATCCCTATGGGCTACGCATCGTCGAACGATGTCCTGTGCCAGTGTGGACCTATGCGGTCAAGGCCAAGGCCGATCTCCGAGCCGAAGATGTGAGGCTTTCTCTTCAGGGAACGGTCTTTACCGCTGCGACCCCGCTGGGGAATTTTCGGATCGAGAGCCATCTTGTGGGCGAACACAATGTCTACAATCTGTTAGCGGCCATTGGGGTTGCGCTCCATGAAGGGGCAACGCCCGATCAGATTCATCACGCCGTCACTCGAGTCACGAATGTGCCGGGGCGGTTCGAACGAGTGATGGCAGGCCAGCCCTTCACGGTTGTCATCGACTACGCTCACACCGAGGATGCCTTGAATCGGCTGCTGATGGCGGCCGCGGTAGTGAAGACGGGGCGGATCATCACGGTATTTGGCTGTGGGGGCGATCGTGATCGAGGGAAGCGGCCAAAGATGGGGGAAGCAGCCGTGCGTTCTAGCGATGTGGTGATCCTCACCTCGGACAATCCGAGAACGGAAGATCCGCATGCGATTCTGGATCAAGTGGAACAGGGTGTGGTGAGAGCATTGCGGCAACGGCCTCATGTGCAATATCACAAGATAGCTGATCGGCGGGAAGCGATTGAAACCGCCATACGAGAAGCTCAAGAAGCGGATATCGTGTTGATCGCCGGGAAGGGGCACGAGGATTATCAGATTATCGGGACAACGAAACATCACTTCGACGATCGCGAAGTGGCCCACAAAGCGATTGAAAGACTGCGGTTCCACGCCTAGCGCAGGGCGGTAGACATTGGTTGGTGCAGGGACGTACGGCCATGACACTCTTTTCCGTCGAAGAGGTGCGGGAGGTGATCGGTGGTCGAGTCTTAAGTGGAGACAGGGCTGACTGGATCAAACAACGTGTCCGCCGCATCTGTCTCGATACTCGGTCCCTCCGCCCAGGGGATCTCTTTGTCGCAATACGAGGCGAACGATTCGATGGACATGATTTTGTCAAAACGGCGCTTGTGCAGGGTGCCGTTGGGGCGATTGTGCTCGATTCATATGACGTCTCATTGTGTGCTGGAAAGCTTCTCTCCAAACGAATTAGGCCGGTGATTCTCGGTGTTCCTGATCCCCTCTATGCCTACCAACAGCTGGCCGCGTATTTTCGACGTCGCTTCACCGTTCCAGTGGTCGCGGTTACGGGCAGTAATGGGAAGACGACGACGAAGGAAATGGTGGCGAGTGTCATGGCGCATCGTTGGAAGATCCTCAAGACCGAGGGGAATCTCAATAATCAATTAGGGGTTCCCCAAACCCT from Nitrospira sp. carries:
- a CDS encoding UDP-N-acetylmuramoyl-L-alanyl-D-glutamate--2,6-diaminopimelate ligase; its protein translation is MTFVTMLQALEGRVPILERRGDLNVAVKGITDDSRAVSAGSLFVAVKGERVDGHQFISTAVSGGAGGVVGQQPMKTGTVPFVCVEDSRKALGLLGSHFYGNPSSRLRMVGVTGTNGKTTTTYVCKAFLEAVGARVGVIGTVAYQVGDTMLPAAHTTPGALALQQLLTTMVSHGCTTAVMEVSSHALSQDRTSGCEYDVAVFSNLTQDHLDFHGTMEAYFQAKLRLFTGLAGGAKPNKRAIVNVDDPYGLRIVERCPVPVWTYAVKAKADLRAEDVRLSLQGTVFTAATPLGNFRIESHLVGEHNVYNLLAAIGVALHEGATPDQIHHAVTRVTNVPGRFERVMAGQPFTVVIDYAHTEDALNRLLMAAAVVKTGRIITVFGCGGDRDRGKRPKMGEAAVRSSDVVILTSDNPRTEDPHAILDQVEQGVVRALRQRPHVQYHKIADRREAIETAIREAQEADIVLIAGKGHEDYQIIGTTKHHFDDREVAHKAIERLRFHA